In Rhododendron vialii isolate Sample 1 chromosome 9a, ASM3025357v1, the following are encoded in one genomic region:
- the LOC131300515 gene encoding uncharacterized protein LOC131300515, producing the protein MSSATMTSDLSSEMEVDAFRRLFPLRFHERHLQESIRPDARPLGKARDTSVALGAVASADGSALAKIGCTTMLAAIKMEVMTPTTESADEGCIAIDFHMPPICSPIVRPGRPAEAAPVISKQLSDTILSSGMINLKELSLVSGKAAWMAYLDIYCLDADGALFDAALLSAVAAFSHLQIPVVSLNDDGRVVVVSNEEGEKLEKEPVNKEKRKLKLSSIPFSLTCVLHKNYILADPTAEEESVMETLLTVVLDSSFQLVSLYKPGGPVLAHTSVIQDCVALTRQRLKELQKILNEAVSDMEVD; encoded by the exons ATGAGTTCGGCGACTATGACCAGTGATTTATCATCAGAGATGGAGGTGGATGCTTTTAGGCGCCTCTTTCCTCTACGGTTTCATGAGCGCCATCTTCAAGAATCCATACGCCCTGATGCTCGGCCACTTGGAAAAGCTAGAGATACATCAGTTGCTCTTG GAGCTGTTGCATCTGCTGATGGGTCGGCCCTTGCCAAGATAGGTTGCACT ACCATGTTGGCTGCCATTAAGATGGAAGTCATGACCCCTACTACAGAGTCAGCAGACGAGGGCTGTATAG CTATTGATTTCCACATGCCTCCAATTTGTTCCCCAATTGTTAGGCCTGGCAGGCCGGCCGAGGCAGCACCGGTTATTTCGAAGCAGTTATCTGACACTATCTTAAG TTCTGGCATGATTAACTTGAAGGAGCTATCATTGGTCAGTGGTAAAGCTGCTTGGATGGCCTACCTG GATATATACTGTTTGGATGCTGATGGAGCTCTTTTTGATGCTGCATTGCTTTCAGCAGTTGCTGCCTTTTCTCACT TGCAAATCCCAGTGGTTTCTCTGAATGATGATGGAAGAGTAGTAGTAGTTTCTAATGAAGAAGGGGAGAAGTTGGAAAAGGAGCCAGTGAATAAAGAGAAGAGGAAGCTCAAGCTGAGCAGCATTCCTTTCTCTTTGACATGTGTACTCCACAAGAATTACATTCTGGCTGACCCCACAGCAGAAGAAGAGTCCGTCATGGAAACTCTTCTAACCGTGGTATTGGATTCATCTTTTCAACTTGTGTCTCTTTACAAGCCTGGAGGACCAGTTCTCGCACACACATCAGTGATCCAG GACTGTGTTGCTTTAACAAGACAAAGATTGAAAGAACTTcagaaaattttgaatgaagCCGTTTCCGATATGGAGGTGGACTAG